The sequence GTTAAAAGTAGCCTCCAGTTCGGATTCTTCAGATTTAAAAGTCGAAACCCACTTCGGAATTCAAGTTCAACTTATCTAGTCACACGCTAATGGATGTCTTTAATCagaagtaaataataaaaattatggtaAATGAGTTTATATACGTTAGTCAATTCTCACACATAAATGCATTTCAATCCATTCTGTCAACGTTCAAAtccaattattatttattaccttaaacaaaaatattcctTACTATTAAAGCAAGAAGTAATCTGTCACATTTTCATTTCCCATTTTCGTAAGATTCGCCTCCAAGTCTTCTAAACTTCTAGCACTATATATCAATACTCATTCCCCAGGAACCAAAGACGCACTAAAACCTAATCTCAGATCTCGCCGCTTCTCTTTAACCATGGTGGCCCTCATGAAaagtctctgtttttctttcgTCGTCTTAGCTTCTATTGTGACCCTCTTCTCAGTTGCGGATGCACATAAGTTTCAGGTCGGTGGTAAAGGCGATTGGGTCGAAAAACCACATGAGGGTTACAATTCTTGGGCTGAAAGTAAACGTTTCAAAGTCCATGACACAATCCGTAAGATCCTTTCTATTGCTACGAGTTTATATTAcgagttttatttatatatgtgtgattgtttgtgacaaaaaaatattaaaatattttgtagacTTTAAGTATGCCAAGGGATCAGACTCGGTGCAAGTAGTCGCGAAAGCAGATTACGACGCATGCAACGTTAACAATCCGATAGAGAAGTTTGATAATGGAGAAACCGAGATTGCTCTAAACCGATCTGGTCCTTTTTATTTCATCAGTGGTAATAAAGAGCACTGTGCTAAGGGACAGAAGTTGATAGTCTTTGTCCTCGCCATCAGAAATCAACCGAAGGTACCCATTTCCCCGGCCAAAGCTCCGTCGACTGCTCAACCCCCGAAGTCTCATTCCCCGGTAGTTGCTCCGGCGAAGGCTCCCTCAACCGCTCATTCGCCTAAATCTCATTCCCCGATCTCTCCGGTTGCACCGGCCAAATCTCCGACAGCTCACTCCCCTGCTTCTCATATTTCTCCGGCGAAGACTCCATGGACTGTTCAACCTCCAAAAGCACATTCCCCAGTTTCTCCAACTGCACCGGCGAAAGCTCCAACAATGGCTCATTCGCCTAAGTCCTCTGTTTCCCCATCCCCGCACCCTGTTGC is a genomic window of Brassica napus cultivar Da-Ae chromosome A2, Da-Ae, whole genome shotgun sequence containing:
- the LOC106418934 gene encoding early nodulin-like protein 2; this translates as MVALMKSLCFSFVVLASIVTLFSVADAHKFQVGGKGDWVEKPHEGYNSWAESKRFKVHDTIHFKYAKGSDSVQVVAKADYDACNVNNPIEKFDNGETEIALNRSGPFYFISGNKEHCAKGQKLIVFVLAIRNQPKVPISPAKAPSTAQPPKSHSPVVAPAKAPSTAHSPKSHSPISPVAPAKSPTAHSPASHISPAKTPWTVQPPKAHSPVSPTAPAKAPTMAHSPKSSVSPSPHPVAHSPAVSPSKAPATSPAKHSPSPSPTNSPRSSPATPPKASPSTPEKPPKSTPASPAPEKTPPSSPTPSDDNMAPAPSPSAATIVTVTSVMSTLFTVAFTVSMFA